GAGATGATGATTTTGTGAAAAAAGAGTTTCATCGGAAATTGTCAGCAAGGATCAATAAACTCGTCGTGCCTGCTATTTCAAGTAGTAACTAAGGTTAATATATCTCTAAAACTATTATTACTAATATAGAAGATATAGTAAAGGGCAGAGGTGGATCAGACAATTATAAAGCATCCGATGGACCAATATATATTCCTCTCAAAACTTTAGTGATGGGAGTTTCTAAATGAAGATACATTGAAAAAAGTAAGTCAATCTTAGAAATGTACCTATTTAAGCTTTAAAAATTTCTCACTAGGAAATCTGTTCGCTAAGTAATTTGAAATAAAATAATAATGGTTAAAACTAATACAAGCAAAGTCTAATATAAAAATGTTGCAAGGATAAAATCGGAATTTTAAAATTTGTTTTTTATGTATTGCTAACTGTAATATTGCATGTTTGGAGAAATTTTTATAAAATAGGTTATTGCTGTAATTTTGCAATGTATTTGTTTAGAAAACAACGAGATTAATATCTCGTTGTTTTTTATTTTCAAACAATATTTTAAATTATTATTTTAGGCTATTTTTGTAGATTAGTTATTAGATATTTACAGCAACTATATTAGCCAGATACATATGCCTAAATATTAAAACCAATAATCCACCTTAATAAGATATTAATGAGTAATAATACATTAAAAGTACCATTTAAAGTTTCTGCAAGAACCGCAAAACTTATAGGCTTGGAAAATTTCTCAACAGAGGAAGGAGCAATTATAGAGTTAGTCAAAAATACATATGATGCTGATGCTACCAATTGTATACTGATCTTTGACCTTAAATATCACAATGAAAAAATAATATCTTCTGAAGGAGTAGTAATTGAAAATAGAAAAATTGATAAATCAATTAGTACAATTTACATAATTGATAATGGTGTTGGAATGTGTGGCAATATTATTCAAAATCAATGGATGACTATTGGGACGGATAATAAGCTTTATGAATATACAACTGAGAATGGAAGAATAAAAACGGGTGCAAAAGGTATTGGTAGATTTGCTCTTAATAGGTTGGGTATGCTAACAAATATGCTATCTATTCCTCAACTTATTGTAAAAGAAGAGGATGATGATATATCAACAATTGATAATAGCGAAAATTTAGGTTTTGAATGGACGGTAGATTGGAAAGATTTTGATGTAAAAGGTGCTGTGGTATCTGATATAGAGGCATTATTAACAGAACGTGAAAATATAAATTTAAAAGAAGAATTAATAACTAAGTATTCTTCATTTACTCGCATCCAGCAATTAATAAATAAAACTGATTTTACCTCTGGTACAATTATAGAAATTAGTGAACTCAATGATGAGTGGGATGAAGATAAACTTAATAAATTATTTTCCAACTTAGAAATGCTTTTGCCTCCAGAAGAACAAAAAGACTTTAATATTGATTTTTTTCTTCTTAATAATTTAGAAGAGTATGGTCAAGTAAAAAGAGCCTTTTATGATGATTTTGATTACAAAATTAATGCATCTTATGAAAATGAAATATTAAATGTAGAAATACTGCGGAATGAGCTAGATATAGAAGTTCTCGAAAATAGATATTCAGGTATTTTCGATTTTGATATAATGAAAAAATATCCTTATAGATTGGAAGATTTCAAAAAAGATACGATTAAATTTACTTTACCAACCTCTGAACTTTTATCAGATAAAATTGATAAGGATATGCTCAAAAGAATTGGAAAGTTTGATTTTACATTTTATTTTTTAAAAAATACGATTTCTGATGATCAAGATGATGTGAAAAAATATCCTTATAAAAATATAAATAGTGCAAATAGAAGGGCGTGGTTAAGAAAGTTTGGAGGAATTAAAATATTTAGAGATGATTTCAGAATACGACCGTATGGTGAAAATGGAGATGATTGGTTACGACTTGGAGAGCGGCAAGCCCAAAGTCCTGGTGGAGCAGGGCAAAGGTTAGGAGGATATAGAATTAGACCAAATCAAATAGCTGGAACAGTAAAAATTTCAAGACTAAATAATACAAGCTTTCAAGATAAATCAGGTCGAGAAGGTTTAATAGAAAATGACGAATTTGAATTATTTAAAAATATCTTACTTGAAATAATATCACTCTTTGAAAAGGATAGAAATGTTGTAATGAATAGTCTATTTAGGTTGAATTCGATTAGGAATCTTGATGTGGAAATGTTAAGAATTGGTCTTAAAGAAGCTGAGAGAATACGTAAACAAAAGCAAGAAAGAGCTGAAAAACCTAAAAATGATGATGAGCCAAATTCTGAAGAATCAACAGACTATTCCGATAGTGAAGAGCAGATGGCTGATACAATATTTATCTTAGAGAAATCTAATGAAAAAAAGGATGAAGAACTGCGATTATTGCGAGGGTTGGCTAGTGTTGGTCTGATTATATCATCCTTTGCTCATGAAGTAAGAAGTTTGCGTGCTAGGCTTGTACCAAGAACAAAATTTTTGTTAAGTGAGTTGAAAAAGCATTTGGATGAAGTAAAGCTTTCAGAAGAACTAGATCAGGATGATAATCCTTTTTATATGATTAATTTAATGAGAGATGAAGACATAAAATTAAAACATTGGTTAGATTATTCTTTAAGCACTCTAAAAATAGATAAACGAGAAAGAAAAAATTTAGATTTTTCAAAATATTTCGAGAATTTCAAGGCTAATTGGAGCAAAGCTTTAGAGCAAAGGAATATTAGTTTGGAACTAAAAAAGGAGGATGATGAAGAACATACTGTAAGAGCCTTTGAGGTAAACATGGATTCGATTTTTAATAATCTTCTTTCAAATTCTATAAATGCACATTATGGTTATAATAAAGAAGGAAAAAAAATCGAAATTAGCTGGAAGAAAAATGAAAATAATATCGAAATAATTTTTTCGGACAATGGTAAAGGTCTAGATGGAAAATATAAAGATATGCCTGAGGAAATTTTTAATTTGAATGAATCATCAAAAACAGATAATAAGGGTAATAAAATTGGGACTGGTTTAGGTCTTTATATAGTAAAATCTATCATTGAAGAATATAATAACTCATCTATTTCAATTCTAAAAATAGATGAAGGTTTAACATTTAAGATTAGTTTTAAAATTAGAAAATGAAATATAAGATCGCATACATAGACGAAGATAAAGGTTGGATAAATACCTTTTATCATACATTTAAAGATGATTTTGATATTGAGAGAATAGAAGTTAATTCAGAATCTTCAATTCAAGCAATCACTAAATTATTAATTGATAGTGATGTTGATGCTATAGTAACAGATTATTTATTAGAAGAAAATGCTGAAGTTCCTTTTAATGGAAATAAAATAGTTGAGGAAATGAAGTATTTAAGACCATATTTTCCAATTGTCATGTTAACTTCTTATCCTAATCAGGCTATTAGTCATACTGATGATGTGCATATAATCTACAGTAAAGATATTCTTACTATAGAAGATGATAAAGATGAGGAAGAATTGGAATTTTTCAAGAAAAAAATCCTATCTAATATCACAAATTATTATAAAAAAATTGACGATACCAACCTGAAAATTGAGAACCTAGTAGAAAAGCGAAATACTCAGGGATTAAATGTTAGTGAGGAAGAAGAGCTAACGAAACTTTATATATTATTTGATGAACTAAATCCAAATGGTAAGGATTTACCAGCAAGTTTAATCGAAAGAAATTCAATATCAAAACTAAATGATTTCGTTAATGAAACTAAAGAAATTTTGGAGGAACTTAAAAAATTAAATCAGAAAAATTAAATGGATAGATTTAGAAAAGCAACTCCAAAAAGAAGAAAAATAATCGCTTCTGTTGCAAAATATAATGATCACAGGAACGATCTAATTATAGATTTTGATAACCGTTGTGGCTATTGTAATGATATTGATGTCTGGCGAACAGTTTGGTTTGAATTAGATCATTTTGTTCCCAAAAAGTATTTAAAAACTATTAAAGATACTGATTATTCTAATTTAGTCTACGCTTGTAGATCTTGTAATAATTCCAAAAGAGCTCATTGGCCTACAGGTAATGAATTTATTCATAATCAAAATAATGAAGGTTTTATTGATCCATGTGAAGATAATTATGATGATCAATTTTATAGATGCCCAGATGGAAAAATAATGTATCATACAGAATTAGGAAAATGGATGTATTATAAGTTAAAATTCCACAAACCTCAACATGAAATTATCTACCGTATAGAGCAATTAGATAGTTTAATAGAAGATTGTGAAAATCTTTTATCTGTTATAGATAGTCAAATATTAAAAGATAGAATGTTAATTTTATATCGAGAGTATAGAAATTATACTAAACAATTAAGTAGTATTTAAATGAAAAACGCAACAAAATATTTAAGTCAAGAGTGTCAATCAAACCCTTGGTTTGTAGACCGACTTATTATTTCTGCATTTTTATATATTAATAAGATAGATGTGCTTCATAATCAATTTGTAATTGATTACTTAATAACCGAAAATGATGAGGATTATTTTACTTTAGAGGAGTTTATTAAATTAATAAAAAAAGAGAAAGATTATTTAGACATTGAAGATGTTATCGAGCTATTTGAGTTTGTAATTTCTCCTTCCGATAGAATTGTAAATGGTGCTATTTACACCCCATCAGAAATTAGAGAATATATTATAAGTGAAACTTTTAATAAAAATATTAATGTCCTTCAACAAGTTAAAATTGCTGATATATCATGCGGTTGTTCGGGCTTTTTATATACTGCTGCTGTTGAATTAAACAGATTAACTGGAAATAATTACCAATCTATTTTTCAAAATCAGATTTTTGGATTAGATATTCAAGAGTATTCAGTTACTAGAAGCAAATTATTACTTAGTTTGCTTGCTCTAAAAGAAGGTGAAGATATTGAAGAGTTTTATTTTAATATTCATCAAGGTGACGCTTTAACTTTTAGATGGGATCAATATTATGATGATTTTGAGGGATTTCAAATTATAGTTGGAAACCCACCGTACGTTTGTGCTAGAAATTTAGATGATGCAGTAAAAGAAAATCTTCAAAATTGGATTGTATGTAACTCAGGTAATCCAGACTTATATATACCTTTTTTTCAAATAGGTTTTGAAAATCTTTCAATTAATGGTGTTTTGGGCTATATTACTATGAATACTTTCTTTAAAAGTTTAAACGGTAGATCTTTACGAAGGTATTTTGAAGATAATATGATTGGAGTTAAAATTATTGATTTTGGAACCCAACAAATTTTCAAATCAAAGAGTACGTATACATGTATTTGTTTCTTAGAAAATACCCAGAAAAATCATGTCCAATACTATAGATCTGTAAAGAAAGAATTACCTGAAGATGCCAATGATTTTAAAACAATTTACTATGGAGATTTAAATGCTAAGAAAGGATGGAATTTACATAATAATAAAATTATATCTAGAATAGAAGCTGTAGGTAAATCTTTTGGAGAGATTTATAGTACTAGACATGGTATTGCAACATTAAAAAATGATATTTATATTTTTAAACCCGTAGCTGAAGACAATGATTTTTATTATTTACAGAACGGCGATTTGTACCCTATAGAAAAGGGAATATGTAAAGATATTCTTAATTCAAACAAGCTTAGTAGAAGTATAAATTTTGAAGAGGTAAAAGAAAAGGTTTTATTTCCATATGATAATAAAATTAAACCCAAAGCTCTTGATGAAGATTTTTTGAAGGAAATGTATCCTAACGCTTATGAATATTTTAAACGAAAGAAAAAAATATTAGCGATGAGAGATAAAGGTAAGGGTGAATATGAGAAATGGTTTGCTTTTGGAAGAACTCAATCATTAGAGCAGATTGGTAATAAAATATTTTTCCCTAAATTTTCAGACAAAATACCAACTTACTTAATAAGTAGTGATGTCGATTTACTATTTTATAATGGTCAAGCTATTGTAGGACATACAGTAGAAGAAATGATCGTAATAAAAAAGATTTTACAATCAAGATTATTTTGGTTTTATATAAAATCAACGAGTAAGCCATATTCCTCTGAATATTATTCACTAAATGGAAATTATATGAAAAATTTTGGAATTCCAAATTTTAATGAAGAAGAAATTAATTTCTTAATGTCAGAGGAAAATCAGGAAATTATAGATGTGTTTTTGGAAGACTATTATGGAGTTCATTTAAATGCAGATTTAGTTTTAAATCAGTAAATCTTCTGAAAATAGTCCCCTAAAACGCCCCCTTTGAAAATTGAAATGCTTGAAAGTCCCATAAATAAAGGAAAAAATAAAAAATATTCGAGCCCAGGTGGGTCCACAAAAAAAACACTTACCCTCTTGTAAGTGTTTTTTTATGCTCTTGCAGGAAAATTGAAAGGATCGTTGGCATTTCTGATAATTTCATTATTTCAAATAGGGAAGATATTGATATAGAAAATTGTATTGATAAGATTCATAATAACAGACACCCGAAAATTAAATATTTAAACAGGAAAATTTTTAGTAATATTATTTATTTCAGTAATTTCACAAAGGTTTTGTTTTATATTTTCAAAAAGCTTTTAGTGAAATATAATTATTAATTTAAATGAATATGAAGTATTATTTTACTATATTCTTTCTCTTTTATTTTTTGTTTTCCACAAAAACAATTGACTGTTAGGGAAATAGATAGTATTAATCTTTCGGTTAAAAAGGTTTTGTTTGATAATGAAGACAAAAACTATACTGCTTTATGTGCAGAAGTATACTATCAATCCAAAAACATTGGTTATAAAAAAGGACAGATAGAAGCATTATTAAAGCTGGAGGTATTCCGGATAAATGCTCGAAAAGAATACAGTAAGGTAATTGCCAGTACAGAAGAAGTTGAAAAATTGGCACTTGCAATAGATGATTACTATAGTATATGTATGGCAAAAGTACATAGAGGTTATGTCTATTTGTATTTGGGATTATTTGAAGAATCAAAAAATACGGTATTATCTGCTTCCAAATATATTTCTCTTGTAAAAGATACTGCTCAGAGACAAAATATCAATGTAAATTCTTACTTTATTCTGGGTAGTATTTATGATGAATTCGAAGACATGAAGAATTGTATATATTACAATAAAAAAATGTTTGAGGAAGCCAATAAGATGGATGACAGCAATCCGGGCAAATTGAATTGGATGCTTAACGGAAGTAGATGTCTGGTTGTTGCATATATCAATAACGGACAATATAAAGAGGCCGGCTATTATCTCAAAATACAAGAAAAATATATCACAAAAAACAGCAATATATTTGATTTAGCCGTCTACCATAAAAGTAAGGCACAGTTTGAATCTAAAAACAAAGAAAATAACAGGTATTATCTCGATAGCGCAATCCATCACTTTAAAGAAGCTGAAGTTTATGCAAAGAAAAGTAACAATGAAGCTTTGCTTAAATACATCTATAATGATTTGGCAGATGTTTATGCCGAGAAAAAAGATGTAAATAACCGGGTTAAGTATCTTGAAAAAACGAACAGTCTAAAAGACAGTCTCGATATCGTAAGAAAACGAAACTTACAAGAGGTTAGTCTTAAAGTGGATGAGAAACAAAAAAGTCCGGAAACTTTCAGCAAGAGCAATTACCCAATCATTATTCTACTTATAGCACTTGCAATCATCTCTTTTTGGGTATTTAAGAAATATGAACTTTCAAGAAATAAAAGTTCAATTTCTGATATTAAAATAACAGATAATTTTTCAGAAATAAAACAAGAGGATGCACTTTCAATAAGCCAGCTTTTTGAACTTGCAATGAGTAACGACCCCTCTTTTTATCATCTTTTTTTAAAAACTTTTTCCGGGTTTGATAAAAAATTACTTGAAATCAATCCTACGATGAAAGTTTCCGATATAGAAATTTGTGCATTTATAAAACTCAACATCGATACTAAACAAATTGCAACCATCAAAAAAATGACTGTTGGGGCGGTTGAGGCAAAAAAATACAGAATCCGGAGAAAACTCAATATTTCTTCTGATGAAAATATGTATATCTGGATCTCAAGAATTTAATTTGTAAAAACATTCGTTCCGGTTATTAAAAACGATTTCCATTACACTTATTCAAAACAGTACATTTAAAAATAATGATAATCAGACAGTTATTTAAGGCGTGTGAAATCGTATGATGCACTGTGAGATATCGTTAGTTGTTTTCTTTTCCCCAAAATATTGAGGCTTCTAATTTTGCATTTATAAATCATGGTTTATAAAAAATAAGCAAAAAGACTTAAGAAATTAGTAACCCCCTTAGTTCATAGAGAAAATGAAAATAATTAATAAATCAATTCATAGTGGCTTCAATTAATATAAAAGATATTCATATCGGACTCTTAATACATCAAAAGGTATTGGAATGTAATGTAGATCTATCACGGATCTGTAATTTTCTTAATTGTTCGGAATATGATGTGGATGAAATATATCAATCAAAAAGCCTCGATGCTGAAATCCTGTTAAGATGGAGTAAACTTCTGAAATATGATTTTTTTAGATTATACTCTCAACACTTGATTTTATATGCTCCGGCCAGTGAGATGTATCATAAGCAGAATGAAAAATCAGAGTTGCCGAAATTCAGAAAAAACATCTACACAAAAGAAGTTATAGAGTTTATTCTTGAGCTTATTGAAAATAATGAAAAAACAAAGCAGCAGATTATAACCGAATATAGGATCCCTAAAACCACACTGTATAAATGGATAGCCAAATATAAAAATAATGAAACGAAGAAATAAACAGGAGTGCCTTCAAAAAATTATATGGAAAAACTACAACCTGATTACAAGAGAATTTATAATGACATTATTATAAAAAGATGCCCTGAAAATAAAGAAAAATGTCTGTCTATTTTAAGAAAAAAAGACTTATCCTTTCTTGATGTAATTAAATTGAACTCATTAATATTTGGATCTCAGAATAGAGAAAATAATGTTCTTAACCAGCGGCACAGATCTTATGATCAATCAGCTATCATAGAAATTCTTAATTATCAGAAAAAAAACAATCTAAACAATATCGAGACTGCTCGTTATTTTAAATTAAGCAGAAATACAGTAGCCAAATGGCGTAAACTAAGCCAGAATATGCTTATTACTAATAATTATAAACCGTAATCTAAAATTCCGGACTCTTTGTACCTTCAAAATGTAACCAGATTCTGGGGTTCTACAGCTCGGTTGGTGAGAGCACCTGACTTATAATCAGGTGGCCACCAACGGTTTCAGTATTTGCTGTTAATGAAAGTATTATTTCTGGATATTGTTTTACTGCTCAACTATCGTAAGTGCATTGTAAGCTCCGCTTCCTGAAACATCAAACTGGCTGGTTGTGCCATCAAATGCTACGGTTATCCAGGTAAAAGGCCTTAATTTGTCCCCTTTATTCAGATATACACTTACAGTACAGGCCGAACCTACGGGTACTGCATTAGGACTTGCCCCGGTATCAGAAGCATATCCGTTATTCGTTTTTATTCTTTGGGTAATGGTGCCGGCTGAATTTCTAACCTCCCAGATTGCCTCTGTCTGATTATTGGAACCCGTATTTACCTGGCTGGATTGTAATGCAAAAGTAAAAGTCGCAAAGTATACACCATCACGCGGTGCAATAAACTCACCTGTAGCCGGAGTAAAATTTGAAGTTGGTACACCCGAATCAGAGTCTAATTTTTCAGTCCAGTTAGTTAAATAAGAAGACCTTCTTTGAACAACACCGGATTTGGTTCCTATTTCTGAAGGAGTAGCGCTTTCAAATACATAAGTATCCTGGGTTGTTTTACTTGCCATTACTACAATACGCGGTTTTCCTTTTGGGAAAAAACTCACCCAGTTTGAACCGTCTGAAAATTCTAAATAACCTTTTACACCAATGGCAGGGCTTGCCACATACCGTAATGCACCTGCACCGGCCTGCGCCGCTGTTTTTGTAGTATTCCCGATCGCTATGGTACCATTTGTGCTTCCACGCAGATCAAGAGCTACTTTGGGGCTGGCTGTTATTACACCTATTCTCCCGGAATTATTTATGATAATATTACCTGCATCTGTTTTAACTTCGACAGGATTTGTAGGATTGGGTATTCCTATTCCTATTTGTGCGTTTGTGTGTGTTGTTGCAAGTGACAAAACAATGAAAGCACTCATCAACCTTTTTATTTTATTTTTTGGTCCCATCATGATTTATTTTTACAGTTCGCTGATGCTTAAATTATTTAACTTGCTGTCATTTAAAGTGTTTCGGGCACTGCCTATATTATGCCTTACGCTAAATTTTATAGTATCATCTTTTTTAAGATTGAAAATAGCATTGCAGTTACCACTTATGAAATTACTTACGGCACCGGCCTGAAACGCAGGATAAGAATTTATTGTTTTAAATACAGGAATGTTATCCGTGTTTTGATTGCTTTCTATTGCAGCTTCTATGAATGTATTTTTAGGAATATTTCCGTTAGCCAGGGTAATGTTGAAAGAAACCAGGTAAAAACCATCACGCGGAGCTTTAAAAATTCCGTTAGTAGGATCGAAATCACCTCCGGCACCTGCACCCAGATCAACTGTTTCTGTCCAGCCGGTAATAACTGTAGAAGTTGCACTTGGAATACTTTGTGCTGAACCTTTACTGGCATTTACCAGCGCTTTGGTTGGGGCCGTAAGCGGTAATGCTATCCATTGCTCACCATCGGAATACTCCAGAAATCCGCCGGTATTGTAGCGCAGTGCACCTCCGCCTGCTGCGGATGGGCTTTGTGTAGCACTGCCTAAACCAATAATTCTCTGGTCGCTGGATGATCTGAGATCTACCTTAGTAACCGGATTTAAAAGTCCGACACCAACTTGGCCCTCCGATGTAATAACAACATCATTGGATATTTTTGTTGCATCAGGAGCAGAGCCGTTATCTTTTCCGGCATCTATATGCAAAGGCTGTGCAGGGGTTGTTGTATAAAATCCAACTTGTGCATTTGTCTTCATTGCAGAAAAAATTAAGATGCAAGTAAATAGTCTATAAATTACACTGATTTTCTTTTTCATAATCTGTATCTTAATGTTCTATTATAGTTAAATTATTAAATCCGTCATCTGGATTCGCCGGATCCGAAGCATTACTGGTAACCCTTAGTGGGATGGAACCTGTGGTAAGGTTTTGATACAATCTGACACTTACTTTCGTTCCTGCAGTTAACGTAAGGGTAACCGTACTTGATCCTCCGGCTTGTGTTGAACGCGTAGAGTTGGCATCATCGGATGTACCTGTCATAGACTGGCCAAAAGTTTTATATACACTGGCAAGAACAGTACTTGTAGCAGGGTTGTAAAATTGTGATTCAACCCTGGATCCGTCACTGATAACAGCACCGCTAAAATTAAATGTTAATAAAAAAGTATAGGTTCCGTCTCGCGGAGCTGTAAATTCACCGGAACTGGGATCAAAGCTGTTGCTCATGTCACGTACCTCGTTCCAGTTGATAATGGTAGTTGCAGAAGCTGATGGTATTGACTGGCTTGAAATTTTTCGGATAACAACTACCGCCTTTTGAGGGGCAATATAAGCTTTGTTCCATGCCACACCATCAGAAACTTCAATTTTAGCTCCTACAGGGGTACTGGTTACATCATATCGTGTGGCACCTGCTCCTGCTGTGACGGCAGACATGGTTGTTGTACCCAAACCGAGAGAATTCTCACTTCCTGCTGATCTCATATCCAGCTGAACCTGGGGATTTAGAACTCCTGCACCAATAAATCCGGTTGTTTTATTCACAATAACATCATTGGAAATTTGTGCCGGTGTTATTGTTCCCGAAGCCGGATTGTCTTTAGCTCCGTCTATATGTAAGGCTCCTTGTGGATTGTTTGTTCCAATTCCAACTTGTGCGTTAAATATGTTGATAAGGAAACAAAAGGGAAGTATTAATGTTTTGCGTGTTTCTTTTCTCATATTCTTAGTTTAAAATTTGAAGTAATAATTAATTTTAATAGTCCGTTGATCCTCACTTATAACTAAAGAAATGGCATTTCATACATCATTTTCATAATCGATGAACCGGATTTCAAAATCAAAATAATAGTCTCAACAAAATTTATATTAATTTATGAACAGTTCGGCAAGAAATTTAAAACAGTATGTTTGAGGGATTAACGATATTTTTAACTTCTGACCTTCTGTACAAATAATTAATAATGCACTATATTTTTTAAAAAAAAATTACAGTAATGCAGTTAACTTCTTTTAATTAATGTGTTTTTAGAATCTTAGTTTTATTAATCTAAACAGTAAATTCTAACTATTTTATAATAAATTTCTTGCAAAATTGTTAATTTTTTCCAATCAATCAAAAGATAGTGTATCGATATATTTCTATGTGTGTGTAGATTTTTGCTGCGTTTAAAGTTTTTAAAAGTATTGGGACCGGTATCAATTGAGATATTCCTGAATACAGGAGCCTATATAAAATCGAGAATTTCATGCGTGTGTTTTTGTAAATTTATACATTTTATCCAAAATAATGACATTATTCTACATGAATAATGTCATTATTAATTATA
Above is a genomic segment from Chryseobacterium shigense containing:
- a CDS encoding ATP-binding protein → MSNNTLKVPFKVSARTAKLIGLENFSTEEGAIIELVKNTYDADATNCILIFDLKYHNEKIISSEGVVIENRKIDKSISTIYIIDNGVGMCGNIIQNQWMTIGTDNKLYEYTTENGRIKTGAKGIGRFALNRLGMLTNMLSIPQLIVKEEDDDISTIDNSENLGFEWTVDWKDFDVKGAVVSDIEALLTERENINLKEELITKYSSFTRIQQLINKTDFTSGTIIEISELNDEWDEDKLNKLFSNLEMLLPPEEQKDFNIDFFLLNNLEEYGQVKRAFYDDFDYKINASYENEILNVEILRNELDIEVLENRYSGIFDFDIMKKYPYRLEDFKKDTIKFTLPTSELLSDKIDKDMLKRIGKFDFTFYFLKNTISDDQDDVKKYPYKNINSANRRAWLRKFGGIKIFRDDFRIRPYGENGDDWLRLGERQAQSPGGAGQRLGGYRIRPNQIAGTVKISRLNNTSFQDKSGREGLIENDEFELFKNILLEIISLFEKDRNVVMNSLFRLNSIRNLDVEMLRIGLKEAERIRKQKQERAEKPKNDDEPNSEESTDYSDSEEQMADTIFILEKSNEKKDEELRLLRGLASVGLIISSFAHEVRSLRARLVPRTKFLLSELKKHLDEVKLSEELDQDDNPFYMINLMRDEDIKLKHWLDYSLSTLKIDKRERKNLDFSKYFENFKANWSKALEQRNISLELKKEDDEEHTVRAFEVNMDSIFNNLLSNSINAHYGYNKEGKKIEISWKKNENNIEIIFSDNGKGLDGKYKDMPEEIFNLNESSKTDNKGNKIGTGLGLYIVKSIIEEYNNSSISILKIDEGLTFKISFKIRK
- a CDS encoding HNH endonuclease signature motif containing protein, whose amino-acid sequence is MDRFRKATPKRRKIIASVAKYNDHRNDLIIDFDNRCGYCNDIDVWRTVWFELDHFVPKKYLKTIKDTDYSNLVYACRSCNNSKRAHWPTGNEFIHNQNNEGFIDPCEDNYDDQFYRCPDGKIMYHTELGKWMYYKLKFHKPQHEIIYRIEQLDSLIEDCENLLSVIDSQILKDRMLILYREYRNYTKQLSSI
- a CDS encoding Eco57I restriction-modification methylase domain-containing protein, whose amino-acid sequence is MKNATKYLSQECQSNPWFVDRLIISAFLYINKIDVLHNQFVIDYLITENDEDYFTLEEFIKLIKKEKDYLDIEDVIELFEFVISPSDRIVNGAIYTPSEIREYIISETFNKNINVLQQVKIADISCGCSGFLYTAAVELNRLTGNNYQSIFQNQIFGLDIQEYSVTRSKLLLSLLALKEGEDIEEFYFNIHQGDALTFRWDQYYDDFEGFQIIVGNPPYVCARNLDDAVKENLQNWIVCNSGNPDLYIPFFQIGFENLSINGVLGYITMNTFFKSLNGRSLRRYFEDNMIGVKIIDFGTQQIFKSKSTYTCICFLENTQKNHVQYYRSVKKELPEDANDFKTIYYGDLNAKKGWNLHNNKIISRIEAVGKSFGEIYSTRHGIATLKNDIYIFKPVAEDNDFYYLQNGDLYPIEKGICKDILNSNKLSRSINFEEVKEKVLFPYDNKIKPKALDEDFLKEMYPNAYEYFKRKKKILAMRDKGKGEYEKWFAFGRTQSLEQIGNKIFFPKFSDKIPTYLISSDVDLLFYNGQAIVGHTVEEMIVIKKILQSRLFWFYIKSTSKPYSSEYYSLNGNYMKNFGIPNFNEEEINFLMSEENQEIIDVFLEDYYGVHLNADLVLNQ
- a CDS encoding tetratricopeptide repeat protein, which produces MTVREIDSINLSVKKVLFDNEDKNYTALCAEVYYQSKNIGYKKGQIEALLKLEVFRINARKEYSKVIASTEEVEKLALAIDDYYSICMAKVHRGYVYLYLGLFEESKNTVLSASKYISLVKDTAQRQNINVNSYFILGSIYDEFEDMKNCIYYNKKMFEEANKMDDSNPGKLNWMLNGSRCLVVAYINNGQYKEAGYYLKIQEKYITKNSNIFDLAVYHKSKAQFESKNKENNRYYLDSAIHHFKEAEVYAKKSNNEALLKYIYNDLADVYAEKKDVNNRVKYLEKTNSLKDSLDIVRKRNLQEVSLKVDEKQKSPETFSKSNYPIIILLIALAIISFWVFKKYELSRNKSSISDIKITDNFSEIKQEDALSISQLFELAMSNDPSFYHLFLKTFSGFDKKLLEINPTMKVSDIEICAFIKLNIDTKQIATIKKMTVGAVEAKKYRIRRKLNISSDENMYIWISRI
- a CDS encoding helix-turn-helix domain-containing protein → MEKLQPDYKRIYNDIIIKRCPENKEKCLSILRKKDLSFLDVIKLNSLIFGSQNRENNVLNQRHRSYDQSAIIEILNYQKKNNLNNIETARYFKLSRNTVAKWRKLSQNMLITNNYKP